CTACATACAGCACAGCAGTGACAACCGCACGGGATTAAGGTCAGTGAGAGTTGATGGGTCTTtaaaacagccaatcagaggtgGAGGTTAAACTCAACCAGCCAATGAGTGATGGAGTCTGACACCTGAGAGCCAGGGGGATCTTGAACTTGAACTGGTGGAGTCATGGCATTGCAGTCACGTTTATTTCTTGACATGGCAcgagcaaaaatgaaaaatgatattttttttctgaaaaacaaaccaatTTTGCTATCTTAAATCTTAGCTAAGGTTCTAGTTTTTATTGAATAGAAGAACAAGATGCACCTCcgtgctctctgattggctggtttaAATGTCTGTCAGAACTACTCACCCACAGATAAACTATGTTTTAGTATTTATAAAACTCAACTTGCTCTACCGTTTTTCAGTGAGTTGCcaatatggtaaaaaaaaacctattgAAATCTCTCAAACGACGACAACTACTCAACCAGAAAAAGATAAGGAAAAGATGACTTTGCCAAATATCTGAACTACACTGCccatcaaaaaaaaaatgaatttaacttggatttaacaAAGCAAACAGATTTAATCCTAAATAATAATCACGTTGCTTTCATTTGTTAAACAACCATGTCAGAAGACCCATCCTGTGGTCGTGGAAACAATATTAATCTGTTTCAGAAAGATGAAATTGTTATTATCAAGCAAACCAAACATCTAAACAGATTGCAGAAATGAGTAAAACTGAGTCCAACACGTTATTAGAAACAAGAAGATAGAGGAGAACCTTCATCTTCAAGGAAAAATTGGTGATCACTTAaacgtttggtgaaatcaaattgaGAACAAACTGTCAAACTCAGGGCGAAGTTTAATAGTGGAAGTAAGAACGTTCCCCCAAGCACGCTGCAAAAGGGAACcggaagaaaaccactaaccagtgaggctaactggagaaaaaggcttcaggttgctaggggGCATacagactggactctggagccatggaagaaggtcatgtggtctgatgagtccaggtctaccctggtccagagtgatggagcatcagggtaagaagagaggaggatgaagggatgcagcatcAGGCCTGGTgctgctgtacaagcctgtgggggcagtctatggtGTGGAGTTACtgggttcaggttcaggttcaggtctaggttcaggccTAGGTTTGGGTctaggttcaggttcaggttcaggtccaggtctaggtctaggttcaggtctaggttcaggttcagcatcattatgtgaccaaagaatgaggtcagctgatacctggatatcctgaatgagcaggttgTTCCATCAATGGAATTTTCTTCCTTGATGGTTCGGCCATATTCCAGGATGACTTCCAGGGTTGATCAGACTTGTAAAAatgtggttcagggagcatgaggcACCATTTTCACACGTGGTTTCAAGCAGTAACCCCATTAAAAATCTtggggatgtgctggagaagttTTTACGTAATCGTCCAACTTGCCCATCATCACAATAAGATCTTGGTAAAAGAACTTTGGACggaaataaatgtgacattCACGGAACAATGCCACAGCTAATGCTGCTGTAAACAAAGGAAATCCTACAAAATATCAGTGTGACTGTTTTTTGGACGTGGAGCACATCTATCTATGTTAAGACAAAGTCCACTTCCTAACAAGGGCCATTATGGACCTAACCTGATTCAGCCCTGAGAAAAACGTCAGTGGGTTTGTGGTCACTCGTCCAAACGAACCGATACCTCTGTAAGTCTGCCGTAGTTTCACTGCAATGCAGCTCTTCTACTGGTCCTGTTCTGTGCCATGTGATCTCACCCTACGCGTCATCTCATGTTGGTGGGAAACACAACCAAAGTGGATCAGCCAAACAGCAAAACTTCTCAGATTACACACTCACCTTAGCTAATACACACTCCCAAATGTCCACTTCTTTCTACTTGTGGCACAGTACACAACCTGCTCTGTCCCTTATTGATGACTGTGGGGATCGGGGAGCGTTATGAATCCAGAAAGGCACAAAGAAGGCAGTGTGGACAGTGTTTTCTTCTTGTTAGTCCAGTTGCCTTTACAGTGAACAGCCCCCAGCGCCTTCATACAGTacatatttaatgtaaaaagaaaaaaagaagctttctATACTCCCTCCCTGTTTTTAGTGAATAATGTACTGTGATATTTGCGTAGGCTAACAGAGGTCATATTGTTTGGCTGCTGGTTTACTGTTAATACTATCTCTCAGTTGTGGCTTTACTCATGGTGACCCTAACCAAACAGCCCATCCCTTTCCCCTATCCGCCCTCATACCATTCCCAACCATAAACCACCAACTCCCAACACTTTACCAGTGATGCCAACTGCATCTGCCCCCTGCCTCATACACACTAACAACCTTTTTCTGTCATCACAATGCGCATTTGGCTTTTGTTTCCCATGGGGAAGCACCCGGCCATCATCCACTCTCCCACGTTGTGTGACATTGTCTCAGTCCTGTTTGGTGTGTGCTGTTTCATGAAATCCAACAGGGGAGGCCAGTCTTGAGCCACCACCCCCTCAGGTTGAGAAACAGACGCCAAAATGGACACGGGGAGTCTGTCCTTGTCCTCTCGCTGGACGTTTCTCATTGTGGTGTATATTAGCATTAGGTAATATAGACCTCAATGCACTTCGCTTTGACTTGAATCAGCTCCTTCCAGTGTACCTGTATAGGTAATGTCCAAAACTAGCCACTGGAGGGCGCCAATGTCTTAAATGTGAAACACTTCGATTTGTGGATATTTGCACaggtactttatttattttttagaataatatcattaaaaaaacaggatttatatCAGTCATTTGATGGctgtatataaaatatatgaatatagtATATATCTTAGAGCTCAAGGTTTATTTATAGCTAGAGCAAGGGAAGTAACACTAGATAAAAGCAGTTTCTGTCAGTGATAATGGGGAACAAAACCAACCTGCAATCCTGCATGACTTCAGAGTGTGGGTTTTACTGGGAAAAATGATGCACAGTAAGGATTGGATTGGCTGTATGAAATGTACACTAAGTCCGTTTGTAGACATGAATTGCTAATTGAAGcgccagatttttatttttctttgtattttctcccctttcacaaaaacaaagagaaggGCTCCAGTGAGGTACAGTGACTTTAATCCACCTTGTTGCTAGAGGATAGAAATTTAACTTGAATTTACACAGATTACACAGAACTCAAtgacatgacaaagaaaaaaaagcactggGTTGCAATCAAGCCATAGAAAAGTTATGTTGCTGTCTTCTGAACTCAAATGTGAATCAGGTGGTTTGCTGAGAATTtcagtgagattttttttttaaagtaaaacagaagaaaaagtatAATTTAGAGTCAAACAGCTCAAGTATAAGACTGATGAGCATTGTGTTTGGGAGGAAATCTACTgtgaaaacatcttaaaaagagattttgttGACCCGAGTGTTGCAGAAATGCATAGCAGTATTAGGACCCCGAGGGGGCTCAGCATGTAACATGCACCATCATTTCAAAACTGATTTTGGAACCAGTTGATGCTATATGCAAAATAGACTGAATAATACACACAATTTGACTTCTATGAGTCATTTTGCTTTCCTTCTGTTAAATTCCTTCCCTCAGAAGCAAACTGTAAACTGAGATTGAGTGATTGTGGTATATGAGGAGAACTTGGTTCTGAAGATGAATAAAATTCACTGATGTTGgcattttttccttcattttttgtGTTGTGCTTTCATAGCTATGTCACAAAGACTGATGTGAGTATTGTCAATGGCCTTCATTTCTCAAGCAGCTTCAAAAAAGAccagaatagttttttttcatggcaatttttttttattgaacagtttcagtaactttttttttactttttataacaAAAAGTAGGTGATGCCACGTCTGCCAGGTGATCCCAGTGCAGTGGAGGCTGATCCCAGGATGTTACCAACCAACACTGGAGAGCGTGACAAATGGACGGAGGAcagagaaaaggggaaaaaagctgTAAGGAAGAAAAAGAGGTTGGCAGAGTCCAGAGTCTCTAGGTGAGCGGCTGTTCCCTCTGCACGCCTGTCAGCTGGCTCGATTGCACATGAATGATCACGAGAAAAACGGAAGATTGTCCCTCTTTACTTCTGGGCCGGGATCATGCTGTCGATGGCCTCACCCTTCTCAAGCTTCTTCTCCATCTCAACCATCAGCTTGACACCATCAACCACCAGCTGGACCTGCTCCACCTCGGAGGAGCCCAGACGGTCGGCGTTGGAGATGTCAAACACACCGCCCACGGATGCAGTGTCCACACCACCTATAGAGAAGTCACAAGGGGCGTAATGCTGAATAGTCATTGCATCCTCCAGCAGAGTTGTGCCGTCTGGAGAGAAACCATTTGGTGGACCATGCTGCATGAGTACATCTGAACATACCTGTGCCACGCTTCTGCAGACGCAGCCTTGTGAGGATCTCTTCAAATTTGGGATGTGTGCTCAGCTTGGGCAGCTTGACGTGCACGCCACCACGCAGGCCGGTACCCAGATTGGAGGGGCAGGTCAGGATGTAGCCAAGATGCTCGTTCCACATGAAGCCATGGTTGTGCTTCTTGAATATCTCCTCAATCTAAGAGTTAGTGGAGACATTTAGAAGAGCATAGCGATAACAACCCCCTGGCTTTTAGCTAGTTGTTATTGTGTACCTTCTGCAGGCCGACGCAGAAACGCCTGAAGACCTCCCTCATGTTGCCACCCTTCTGCATGGAGATGACACGCAGGTGATCCTCCTCATTCACCCAGACCAGGAAGGTCTTGTTGTCATTGTGCCTGACAGAAGGAGAGAATGTGGAGATAGtttgatgtttaataaaagtacaAATCACACAAAAGCATTTCCTTGGCCAATTTACCTACAGTTAACACCCACCAGATGCCCCTGGCGTCAGGCCAGTCACGGGCCATACCAGCACAAGTCAGCAGAGGAGAGACGGGCttgtcaaacaggaagtgatcaGCGATCAGCTGCTCCTGCTCAGCATCAGTCATGGACTTCAGGGGGTAGTACTTTCCCTTGAACTCGCCATCCAGGCTGGTCAGAGCTGCATGGACAAGCTTACTGTTAGGACATCTAATGAAGGTTGGCAGTGATTAAATGGATGAGAATAAGCTCAAAATATATTTCCTTTTGTGGTATCTCAACGGGTTTATGTTGTAGAATCTCAGCCATCCAAAGCACAACAATCTCAAGTGCCTAAATAATCAAGAACTTGAGCTCTTTTTGGGGTTATTTTGAGCATGATTATTGTTTTGGCCCAACCATTTCTATACGTATAAACCCAAACTAATTGTAACTTACCCTCAACAGCCAGCTTCTCAATAGCTCTACGCTCGCCACGGCTGTTGTGGGGGGGCAGGGTGTACCCCTTGATGCTGCGGCCAGTACGGACACGGCTGGACAGAACATAGTTGGGGTCCAGATCATCACCACCCTAAGAAAAAGTCATTAAACCTTATGTTACGTGGTCTAAACATCTCATTAAGTTGTATTTTTCAACAGCTATACAGTTTGTTGTTGAAAAATCAAGTGCTGTTCTGCACCTTCAGGTTCTCGAAGTTGAGGTCAGTCTTGTGCTTGTCAGTGGGCTTGTATCCACCATGACGGTCAGAGATGACGGGGTCCAGCAGATCCTTGAAGACCTCGTAAGATTCCTCATCACCAGCGACACAGCCAACAGTCATGATGAAGGGGTGACCTGAACAAGTCCGAGAAGATAGCGGGgttatgaaaaaatatttttctaaacaagCCGGTCATTTTTCTAATGTTAAAAGTCCCTATGGGTCTTACCAGGGTTGTCTATACCAGTCTGGATAACATCATCCAGAGTGTAGCCACTGGGTGTCTGCTTGTCCCTAAGCTTGTCATAAATTTCCTTGGTCAGGGCCTTGGCCATATGGTTGTTGTGCTTGGACAGGTCTGGGAACTCATCCTCAACTTTGTAGTTGAGTTTGAAGTTGTTGTGGGTGTTTCCAAAAGGCATGATTGCTTTCTAACACTGCAAAGATAGGGAAACAGAAAGAATGAGGATCTCCTGAAACATTCATCAACTAACCTGACTCTGTCCACACTGGTGTTTCAAATAggtgtaaaaatgtttcataattTGGAGATATGAAATATTCTGCAGGACAGCTGCAAAGTCTAAGCAGAGGAATCCTGGTAACAAATGTCACTCAGTTCCAAAGGCTCAGATATCCAGTTGAAATAGTGTAGGGGAGGAACATGTGTTTACCGAGTATTTTTAGCAACAGCACATCTGACTGTATACCCTCACTTCTCGCAGGACATACAAGCAGCAACTTAAATGGGTAGAGACAGAGTCAAACTGTGGAAGACTTAAACTACTAGTTGGCATCACAGGATCAGACAGAATGAATCACTTCAAGGTCACACCACGTTAAACTTGTGACAAAATTATAATGAGCTGTCGACATTTTTTCACCTCTCACTGGACCACATTCCACATTCCTCTACTTGAAAGGATCCATCTATGTGCTTATCTCATTTTGATTCTCATTCttacacatgcatatatacttatcacacaaaaacaaccccCTTTAAGTTGATCGATTGTCTCAAGAGGTTCAAGCtgaaaaaactacaaaaaattagcttataaatgactaaaatgaatTGTAGGACATCTGCTTTCCTCCGGCTGTTTTCCCCACATGCATTAAACAGTAACGCACCTGTCCATGTAAATCTTCTCTTTGCAGAGATAATAAATTCAACCATATCTGCTGCTAGTAATTCTAAAACATCAACTTAATGGAAAATTGGACTTGACTTGAAAAATCTGCCAAAACTGAACAACCTTTTATTTCCAGGCAGGTGGGACTTTCCCCAATTCACCTTGAGGATGCAAACACACCAGGAATGTTGTGCCCTTATCCTTTGaacatttaagtttaaaatCCTTAACTGCAGTAAAAGCAAAAGCACCATAAAGTGGTTatttgtgacatttaaaaagatctGATAGttttcaaatccatccatatttccttctcttccctTCATCAAcaccataaaaataattaactcTGATATTTTTTTACCTGCACACAAGACAAGAACAGAGGTAACAGTCCTTGGGATCAGATCCTGTTCACCACAGCCAAAATAGGGGTCACCCAGCTCTGGAGGTCTCTGCTCTCCGTTTATATAGCGGGCATTGGTTTGGTCATTTCAGTGGCTGCTGAGCCCTCATTGGTCAGAGTCACCGTGCTGATACTCTGAACAGTTTATGAAAGGGACGCCTTTGCATCACTGTCATTCAAGACGATTACTGCAGCTGTACCCTCACGCCTCTCAGCACCCCTCACTCAATGTATCCTGGGCCCAAACATAGCGCCAGTTGGGTGATCTGAGAGGGTAGGGGTCATAAGAGTAGTGGTGTTAGGGGTAGGACTTACTGAGGGTAAATCAGGTGAAAAAACTAGCTTCACTTTGCCAAGCATGCCATGAAGAAATGGACTCTTAGGTGTGAATGTTAGAAAGAGTCGGTGTCCTTTTCACTTCTCAGATGTTAACAGTTTATGCAGCAAATACTGTCCTGAGGGATCTTTCATCCTCAGTTCTCTCTGGATGTGCGGAATTAAAAGGTGGTATATCCAATATCATAATCTGAAATGGTAAGCCTTTGAAGAACACTTCCTTCATGATAATTACTGCCATCAACCTGCGCTGTGTACAAACTGTGCAGTACTGTAAAGAacatattagcatgctaacgCACTCACATGAGATTTAGTGTTCGCATGTTAGTACTGTCACCCCAACCCCAGTGGTTGAGGGAGTTAAATCCCAGTCCCCTTGCAACCCTGAATAAGAAAATTCAGgtatgaaaaattaataaatgtatgACATAATTAATGTTACTGTTGtagttatgatttttttttacaagctaATGGTAGTATTTAGCTTGTAGTCCCACAATGCCAAAAAGCATGTAGATAAATGTattgaaaattaaatgacaacttttatttcatggtgtttatatatatttttacatattgaaaatttgtatatatttttcccacgtttttaaaaaatatatctattTAGTTGAATGTTGCTCAGCAATGTAGCAACTCCCAAGCTAACAGGGCTAGCAGGTTTTGCTAGCAATGATCAAGCATCTGACAGAATTGTTTT
The sequence above is a segment of the Melanotaenia boesemani isolate fMelBoe1 chromosome 15, fMelBoe1.pri, whole genome shotgun sequence genome. Coding sequences within it:
- the ckma gene encoding creatine kinase, muscle a; translation: MPFGNTHNNFKLNYKVEDEFPDLSKHNNHMAKALTKEIYDKLRDKQTPSGYTLDDVIQTGIDNPGHPFIMTVGCVAGDEESYEVFKDLLDPVISDRHGGYKPTDKHKTDLNFENLKGGDDLDPNYVLSSRVRTGRSIKGYTLPPHNSRGERRAIEKLAVEALTSLDGEFKGKYYPLKSMTDAEQEQLIADHFLFDKPVSPLLTCAGMARDWPDARGIWHNDNKTFLVWVNEEDHLRVISMQKGGNMREVFRRFCVGLQKIEEIFKKHNHGFMWNEHLGYILTCPSNLGTGLRGGVHVKLPKLSTHPKFEEILTRLRLQKRGTGGVDTASVGGVFDISNADRLGSSEVEQVQLVVDGVKLMVEMEKKLEKGEAIDSMIPAQK